In Centropristis striata isolate RG_2023a ecotype Rhode Island chromosome 1, C.striata_1.0, whole genome shotgun sequence, one DNA window encodes the following:
- the wu:fc21g02 gene encoding wu:fc21g02 produces the protein MMWSVVFVLAAALSVESYAIRDQQERLNHGGQLKIYLPKSAETLEFTPADEPGRTSLLWGKGHRTSRGRVSGTGSDRRWYVDKVTYEDQGTYTQRDFWNKEISNVKVAVITKRNFKKCIVGESLYISLEGIDLADSFLYFSGAAANVTLVQDGARVSQDLPDYWDRVQTHSMNIEIRNVNYSDEGHYTLKDRKNRVVSISRMEITDHHEGGNPLLALLLLLGIPAGICCCCRKKIFKKKATTASTLQTTPDAVHPPPSGPVGPAPPYNTPGQPGVMYYHGPDPSMGPQAHPPPQWSGPAPAPGFNPAYPPQNLPYPPAGPAMVPPQWNGPSPGQYPPGQVPPMGYAPAPVMFSAAPPAAASENVPEVKMSMDPSPADPLLTATPQAEAASSPVAPVPPSTNNFLSSNDGACQFKID, from the exons ATGATGTGGAGTGTTGTGTTCGTGCTGGCTGCTGCCCTCAGTGTGG AGTCCTATGCTATCCGGGACCAACAAGAGCGTTTGAACCATGGTGGCCAGCTCAAGATCTACCTGCCCAAGAGTGCAGAGACGCTAGAGTTCACTCCAGCGGATGAACCTGGGAGGACATCTTTATTATGGGGGAAGGGACACAG GACGAGCAGAGGCAGGGTGTCAGGAACAGGCAGCGACAGGCGCTGGTACGTTGATAAG gtGACTTATGAGGACCAGGGGACATACACCCAGAGAGACTTCTGGAATAAAGAGATTTCCAATGTCAAAGTGGCCGTCATAA CCAAACGCAACTTTAAGAAGTGCATAGTAGGAGAGAGTCTTTACATCTCACTGGAGGGCATCGACCTGGCAGATTCTTTCCTCTACTTCTCTGGAGCTGCTGCCAACGTTACACTG GTACAAGATGGTGCTCGGGTGTCCCAGGACCTTCCAGATTATTGGGATCGGGTTCAGACCCATTCCATGAATATCGAGATCAGAAATGTGAACTACAGTGATGAGGGACATTACACCCTGAAAGACCGCAAGAACCGGGTGGTGTCTATTAGCAGGATGGAAATAACAG ACCATCATGAAGGCGGAAACCCTCTCTTggctctgctcctcctgctgggCATCCCAGCTGGAATTTGCTGCTGCTGTCGAAAGAAGATCTTCAAGAAGAAAGCCACCACAGCTTCAACACTACAG ACTACTCCCGATGCAGTCCATCCTCCTCCATCTGGTCCGGTTGGACCTGCTCCTCCCTACAACACTCCCGGACAACCAGGAGTG aTGTATTACCATGGCCCGGACCCTAGCATG GGTCCTCAAGCCCATCCTCCCCCTCAGTGGAGCGGCCCTGCACCCGCCCCT GGCTTTAACCCAGCCTATCCACCCCAGAACTTACCCTACCCTCCTGCTGGTCCAGCTATGGTCCCCCCACAATGGAATGGGCCATCACCAGGCCAGTACCCTCCCGGACAAGTTCCTCCAATG GGCTATGCTCCAGCTCCAGTCATGTTCAGTGCTGCTCCACCAGCAGCCGCCAGTGAAAATGTTCCCGAGGTTAAGATGAGTATGGATCCCTCACCTGCTGACCCCCTGCTGACTGCCACACCACAG